Proteins encoded together in one Candidatus Binatia bacterium window:
- a CDS encoding stalk domain-containing protein, whose amino-acid sequence MPATAVRASAALLALTIGFTCAPIALAQGVTVNVNGRPLQLSPGPIERAGRVYVPLRGIFERLGASVVYASGTINATRGSATISLQIGSTQATVNGQTQALDAAPFIVGSTTYVPLRFVAQSLGATVGYESSTQIVSIELAHAAPPPNPPPPPRPPPNPPPPVRLRAQQPAPQSSTTNRFALIAAEFAPSVSAASVRVWLDGGNVTSRCGISATGFSYKPPAPYDFGAHTIRVSGRGPGGAPFDRSWSFTVRREAITIAIYEPPANAPVGRTFTISGNTVANAKVRVTAGPSPSSSGQFSGETTAGPKGNFKIRVTLTTLLGQQGVTVKVRAADPATNQSAETILRLRLNV is encoded by the coding sequence TGGCTCTAACGATCGGCTTCACTTGCGCGCCCATTGCGCTCGCGCAAGGCGTGACGGTGAACGTCAACGGACGGCCGCTCCAACTCAGTCCGGGCCCCATCGAGCGCGCGGGGCGCGTCTACGTTCCGCTGCGCGGAATCTTCGAACGCCTCGGCGCGTCGGTCGTCTACGCGTCGGGCACGATCAACGCGACGAGAGGCAGCGCGACGATCTCGCTGCAGATCGGTTCGACGCAGGCGACGGTCAACGGCCAAACCCAGGCGCTCGATGCCGCACCGTTCATCGTCGGCTCGACGACGTACGTCCCGCTGCGATTCGTCGCGCAGTCGCTCGGCGCGACGGTCGGGTACGAGTCGTCCACGCAGATCGTGTCGATCGAATTGGCGCACGCGGCGCCTCCGCCGAATCCGCCTCCCCCTCCGCGGCCGCCGCCGAATCCACCGCCGCCCGTGCGTCTGCGCGCTCAGCAACCCGCGCCGCAATCGTCGACGACGAATCGCTTCGCGCTCATCGCGGCCGAGTTCGCACCGAGCGTCTCCGCTGCAAGCGTGCGCGTGTGGCTCGATGGAGGCAACGTGACGTCGCGCTGCGGCATCTCGGCAACGGGCTTCTCGTACAAACCGCCCGCGCCGTACGATTTCGGCGCCCACACCATCCGCGTCTCCGGGCGCGGACCGGGCGGCGCGCCGTTCGATCGCTCGTGGTCGTTTACGGTTCGCCGCGAGGCGATCACGATCGCGATCTACGAACCGCCGGCAAACGCTCCCGTCGGACGCACGTTCACGATCTCCGGTAACACCGTTGCGAACGCGAAGGTGCGCGTGACCGCCGGTCCGTCGCCTTCGTCGTCGGGCCAGTTCAGCGGCGAGACGACCGCGGGGCCGAAGGGGAACTTCAAGATCCGCGTCACGCTCACGACGCTGCTCGGCCAACAGGGCGTGACCGTAAAGGTTCGGGCCGCCGATCCGGCGACGAACCAGAGCGCGGAGACGATTCTCCGGCTGCGCCTCAACGTATAG